A stretch of DNA from Allomeiothermus silvanus DSM 9946:
AGGCCCGCCTGGGCGGGGAAGGGCGGTTTGAGGCGGGGGTTGGCGCGGAGGCCCTCGAGCGAGTTCATCAGCGCGGTTTCCTCGCCGCAGATATAGGCTCCAGCTCCCCGGTGGACATACAGGTCGAAGCTAAATCCCGTGCCGAAGAGGTTTTGGCCCAGATAGCCTCTAGCGTAGGCTTCTTGGATGGCCCCCTTCAGGCGGTCGTAGGCCCGCCGGTACTCGCCCCGGATGTAGATGTAGCCCTTGGTGGCGTGGATGGCGTACCCGGCGATGATCATGCCCTCGATGAGCTGGTGCGGGTCATCTTCCATTAGGTAGCGATCCTTGAAGCTCCCTGGTTCACTCTCGTCAGCGTTGCAGACGATGTAGTGCTGCTTGCCCGAGGGCTTGGGCATAAAGCTCCACTTGAGCCCGGTGGGGAACCCCGCCCCGCCGCGCCCGCGCAGCCCGGACCGCTTTACCTCTTCCACCACTTGCTCGGGGGTCATGGCTAGGGCCTTTTTGACCGCGTTGTAGCCGCCGTGGGATAGGTAGTACTCCAGGGTCCAGCTATCCTTGATCCCTACATGCTTGTAGAGGGTTTTTTCGAAACGAGGGTCGCGCCCCGAGACGATGGGGCCGCTAGGGTTAGCGGAAGGGCTCATGCCATCACCTCGTCGCCTGCGTTGTGTACCACGTGCCCCACCTTACCCGGCAACTGGATCTCCTCCAGGCGCTTACCCTCACGCAAGCCCTGCAGCAGGGCCTGAAGCCGGGCCTTGGTCACGCACTCTACGTAGGGCTCATCGTTGATTTGCACCACCGGGGCAGTGTGGCAACTCCCCAGGCACTCCACTTTCTGGATCGAGAAAAGCCCGTCTGCCGTTACCTCTCCCGGCAGGATGCCCAAGGTCTGTACCAACTCGTCCCACAGCTCATCGGCCCCGCCGATGGCGCAGGAGAGAGTAGCGCAGACTTGGATGTGGTGTTTGCCGGTGGGGAGGCTTTGGAAGTAGGTGTAGAAGCTCATCACCCCGGCCACCTCGGTAGCGGTGGTGCCCACGATGTGGGCGATTTCCTCCTGCCGCTCGGGGCTGATCCAGCCCTCGTCCTGCTGCACTCGGCGCAGCAGGGGCATCAAGGCCGCGCGGCGCTCAGGGTACTGGCTGAAGACCTCCGCTAGCCATTCTTGTTTATCGTCGAAGAATCCCATTCTTCCTCCGTTTTACGTCTTACGCTAGGTGTTGAACGCGTAAGACGTACGACGTACGGCTCATCGGTCTACATCTCCCATCACCGGATCCAAGGAGGCGATCACCGCCACCATGTCCGGCACCTGGATACCTTTGCAGGCGTAGGGCAAAGCCCGCAGGTTGACGAAGCTGGGAGCCCGCACCTTGACCCGGTAGGGCATCGAGCCACCATCGGAGATGATGTAGTACCCTAGCTCCCCGCGGGCG
This window harbors:
- the nuoE gene encoding NADH-quinone oxidoreductase subunit NuoE, coding for MGFFDDKQEWLAEVFSQYPERRAALMPLLRRVQQDEGWISPERQEEIAHIVGTTATEVAGVMSFYTYFQSLPTGKHHIQVCATLSCAIGGADELWDELVQTLGILPGEVTADGLFSIQKVECLGSCHTAPVVQINDEPYVECVTKARLQALLQGLREGKRLEEIQLPGKVGHVVHNAGDEVMA